One Camelina sativa cultivar DH55 chromosome 3, Cs, whole genome shotgun sequence genomic window carries:
- the LOC104778407 gene encoding uncharacterized protein LOC104778407 — MVFNSATIMTVAEVSTDTWQLIWRVPSSQRINTEQLLDIAVCYPVNQLGRFVLCLWTFMCLPSQDSFYSYTYETLSDSDSSSSSDADADDRLAFDHNNFYNHRVYYSDGDDDDDDRSLSSFDDDYYDHYSHSD, encoded by the coding sequence ATGGTGTTCAACAGTGCGACGATTATGACGGTGGCAGAAGTCTCTACCGACACGTGGCAGCTGATATGGAGGGTTCCGTCGTCGCAGAGGATCAATACAGAGCAGCTTCTTGACATAGCTGTGTGCTACCCGGTGAATCAATTGGGCCGTTTCGTTCTCTGTTTATGGACTTTCATGTGTCTCCCTTCTCAAGATTCTTTCTACTCCTACACCTACGAGACTTtatctgattctgattcttcttcttcatcggatGCTGATGCTGATGATCGACTTGCTTTTgatcataataatttttataatcatcGTGTTTATTAttctgatggtgatgatgatgatgatgatcgatCTCTTTCGTCGTTTGATGATGACTATTATGATCATTACTCTCATTCAGattga
- the LOC104778408 gene encoding protein NDH-DEPENDENT CYCLIC ELECTRON FLOW 5 translates to MALLHSMNVPHSNFPLSRSSKIFLNSSFPSLPLQFNKNVKRLESYLPPSASAAASPAFPIDVEYLRREFSGHGATFQDFGETCIAKLKLENGSSANVVLSRGMVTSYKVRVWHGGKVELLHTWVEQEEEDVVIRGGVSSAFSSSDSDEIINDWRLHGISGDLKDCVQMELRRSDKIIREIEMKQIISLREETLSIEIFVTNKGSSPVRLKGCSLVSYLTVSTPEATYAVGLEGSDFVETTPFLPRFGVDQGEEEEERSGFGGEEESNYKQLNEEMSRIYTYAPKSFTVIDRGRRNSVIVGREGFEEVYMYSPGSRLESYTKSAYVCIGPSSLLSPISLEPGCVWRGVLHLNNPNS, encoded by the exons ATGGCTCTGCTTCATTCTATGAATGTTCCACATAGCAATTTTCCTTTGAGTAGATcttcaaagatttttttgaactcaTCTTTTCCTTCTTTGCCACTTcagtttaataaaaatgttaagcGATTAGAATCTTATCTTCCACCATCAGCTTCAGCAGCAGCTTCACCGGCGTTTCCGATTGACGTTGAGTATCTCCGGAGAGAGTTCTCTGGCCATGGAGCCACTTTTCAAGATTTCG GTGAGACATGTATTGCTAAACTAAAACTGGAAAATGGGAGTTCAGCCAATGTTGTGTTGTCACGTGGGATGGTAACTTCTTATAAAGTCCGAGTGTGGCACGGTGGCAAAGTGGAGCTTCTCCACACATGGGTcgaacaagaggaagaagatgtagTGATACGAGGAGGTGTTTCATCTGCATTTAGTTCATCAGATTCTGATGAGATCATCAATGATTGGAGACTCCATGGGATCAGTGGAGATTTAAAGGATTGTGTTCAAATGGAGCTGAGACGAAGTGACAAGATCATTAGAGAGATTGAAATGAAACAGATCATAAGTCTGAGAGAAGAAACACTTAGCATTGAGATTTTTGTGACAAACAAAGGCAGTTCACCAGTTAGGCTTAAGGGTTGTTCACTTGTAAGTTATTTGACAGTGAGCACACCAGAAGCTACATATGCAGTTGGGTTAGAAGGTTCGGATTTTGTTGAAACAACGCCGTTTCTACCTCGTTTTGGAGTGGATCAaggcgaggaagaagaggaaagatcCGGGTTTGGTGGGGAAGAAGAGAGCAACTACAAACAGTTGAATGAAGAGATGAGTAGGATTTACACATATGCTCCAAAGAGTTTCACTGTCATTGATAGG GGAAGAAGAAACTCGGTGATAGTGGGAAGAGAAGGGTTTGAAGAAGTGTACATGTACAGTCCAGGTTCTAGACTTGAAAGTTACACAAAGTCTGCTTACGTTTGTATTGGACCATCTTCATTGCTAAGTCCAATCTCTTTGGAACCTGGTTGTGTATGGAGAGGTGTGCTACATCTTAACAATCCTAATTCCTAA
- the LOC109125125 gene encoding probable LRR receptor-like serine/threonine-protein kinase At1g56130, protein MAKIPTQVRNETMLRAVNFEIKFLSNQMEPEGGEKNLHLDWPTRFEICLGVVRGLAYLHEEASDRIVHRDVKASNIFLDSKLLPKVSDFGLAKLYNDSNTHMSTKVAGTIGYLASEYAMPGQLSEKTDVYAFGVVALELHEQSHEGDLIDQELTEFNMEEVKRMIGIALLCIQASSGLRPPMSRVVAMLSGDVEVSDVTSKPGYLTDWTVDGSSSSSFSTFQTKDTSASSFSSTRFVTPRDGDFKPMHGVKINEGR, encoded by the exons ATGGCCAAAATCCCAACACAGGTCCGGAATGAAACAATGCTACGAGCAGTCAACTTTGAGATCAAATTCCTGTCAAACCAAATGGAACCAGAAG GAGGTGAAAAGAATTTACATCTTGATTGGCCAACCCGTTTCGAGATATGTCTGGGAGTTGTCAGAGGTCTAGCCTACCTCCACGAGGAGGCGAGTGATCGCATAGTACATAGGGATGTGAAGGCCAGCAACATTTTTCTTGACTCTAAGCTGCTCCCAAAAGTTTCTGATTTTGGGCTTGCAAAGCTATACAATGATAGTAATACCCACATGAGTACCAAAGTGGCAGGGACCAT AGGATATCTTGCGTCAGAGTATGCCATGCCTGGACAACTATCAGAGAAAACGGATGTGTATGCCTTTGGTGTTGTGGCTCTTGAGCTA CACGAGCAAAGCCATGAAGGTGACCTAATCGATCAGGAGCTGACTGAATTTAACATGGAAGAAGTGAAACGCATGATAGGAATTGCTCTACTTTGCATTCAGGCATCTTCTGGCTTGAGACCACCAATGTCAAGAGTGGTGGCCATGCTTTCAGGGGACGTTGAGGTCAGTGATGTAACCTCTAAGCCAGGCTACCTAACCGACTGGACAGTTGATGGCTCCTCAAGCTCCTCTTTTAGCACCTTTCAAACTAAAGATACAAGCGCTTCTTCATTCTCCTCCACGAGGTTTGTGACGCCCAGAGACGGCGACTTTAAGCCAATGCACGGAGTGAAGATCAATGAGGGGAGATGA
- the LOC104778409 gene encoding uncharacterized protein LOC104778409 — MNEIWLSGNDYRCAHAYVLRNCDYFQPIESMFEDYISAKYPGLSEKELSLKRADEYYSWVKQYVTYWNASNPFPTWVQEIVHGPLKKAKTWPMYFTRGYLFHTENHDVGRKTCNYRISVKGENYVNASDAADFYGTLADIIELEYEGMLGLKITLFKCKWYDPVIGRGTHRSNGGVVDVLSSRKYNKYEPFILASQAHQVCYIPYPYIMKPKHLWLNVLKVNPREXNSRMRRCNL; from the exons atgaatgaaatatgGCTTTCAGGTAATGACTATCGTTGCGCACACGCATATGTTTTAcggaattgtgactattttcaaccaattgagag TATGTTCGAGGATTATATTTCGGCAAAATATCCAGGACTTAGCGAGAAAGAACTCTCCTTGAAAAGAGCTGATGAATATTATTCATGGGTTAAACAATAT GTTACTTATTGGAACGCCTCAAATCCATTTCCTACTTGGGTTCAAGAAATTGTCCATGGACCTTTGAAGAAGGCTAAAACATGGCCAATGTATTTTACAAGAggttatttgtttcatacagAGAATCACGATGTTGGACGAAAGACATGTAACTATAGGATCTCTGTTAAAGGGGAAAATTATGTGAATGCATCTGATGCTGCAGATTTCTACGGGACATTAGCTGATATCATAGAACTTGAGTATGAGGGGATGCTTGGGTTGAAGATCACACTATTTAAGTGCAAGTGGTATGACCCTGTTATTGGTAGAGGCACTCACAGAAGTAATGGTGGCGTTGTAGACGTTCTTTCATCTAGAAAGTACAATAAATATgaaccatttattctag CATCTCAAGCCCATCAAGTTTGTTATATTCCGTACCCATACATAATGAAACCGAAGCATTTGTGGCTCAATGTTCTAAAAGTAAATCCGAGGGAAANCAACTCCAGGATGAGACGATGCAATCTCTAA